In Pseudomonas sp. Leaf58, one DNA window encodes the following:
- a CDS encoding PAAR domain-containing protein — MKPVVLVGHRHFCPLHGPNQVESGSARYTFNGRPVARVGDRTTCGAVIESGAEHFLIEGAAVARIGDRTDHGGVLEEGDAGWMLD; from the coding sequence ATGAAGCCTGTCGTCCTTGTAGGCCATCGACACTTCTGCCCGCTGCACGGCCCCAATCAGGTGGAAAGCGGCAGTGCCAGGTATACCTTCAATGGCCGGCCAGTTGCCAGGGTGGGGGACCGGACCACGTGTGGCGCAGTGATCGAGAGTGGCGCTGAGCATTTCCTGATCGAAGGCGCGGCCGTGGCGCGCATAGGTGATCGGACTGATCACGGCGGTGTGCTGGAAGAGGGCGATGCTGGCTGGATGCTGGATTGA
- a CDS encoding putative DNA modification/repair radical SAM protein, which translates to MQLIAKLGILADAAKYDASCASSGAPKRNSRGADGLGATNGIGICHSYTPDGRCVSLLKVLLTNFCLYDCQYCVNRRSSNVPRARFTPEEVVRLTLDFYRRNCISGLFLSSGIIRSADYTMEQLIRVARLLREEHNFRGYIHLKTIPDADPLLIEEAGRLADRLSVNIELPTDASLKRLAPEKHAHTIRQAMGVIHLGQQAVANEPKAPRFTPAGQSTQVIVGADSTDDSTLLRNAESLYQGYGLKRVYYSAFSPIPDSPGSVPLAAPPLLREHRLYQADFLLRGYGYKAGELLGQSGNLALDIDPKLAWALANREVFPLDVNRAEPALLARIPGIGLRSVQRLVALRRERRIRYDDLIQLRCVLDKARPFIVTSDYRPAEGELRSGLLRARLREPQAPVQMGLWG; encoded by the coding sequence ATGCAACTCATCGCCAAACTCGGCATCCTCGCCGACGCCGCCAAGTACGACGCCTCCTGCGCCAGCAGCGGCGCGCCCAAGCGCAACTCGCGCGGCGCTGATGGCCTGGGCGCTACCAACGGCATAGGCATCTGCCACAGCTATACTCCCGACGGCCGCTGCGTATCACTGCTCAAGGTGCTACTGACCAACTTCTGCCTGTACGACTGCCAGTACTGCGTAAATCGCCGCTCCAGCAATGTGCCCCGCGCCCGCTTCACCCCCGAAGAGGTAGTACGCCTGACCTTGGATTTCTACCGGCGCAACTGCATCAGTGGCCTGTTCCTGAGCTCTGGCATTATCCGCTCGGCGGACTACACCATGGAGCAATTGATCCGCGTGGCCCGATTGCTCCGCGAGGAACACAACTTCCGCGGCTACATTCATCTAAAGACCATCCCTGATGCCGACCCGCTGCTGATCGAAGAGGCCGGCCGCCTGGCCGACCGCCTCAGCGTCAACATCGAACTGCCCACTGACGCCAGCCTGAAGCGCTTGGCGCCGGAAAAACACGCACACACCATTCGCCAGGCCATGGGCGTGATCCACCTCGGCCAACAAGCTGTGGCCAACGAACCCAAGGCCCCACGCTTCACCCCCGCTGGGCAAAGCACCCAGGTCATCGTCGGCGCCGACAGCACCGACGACAGCACCCTGCTACGCAATGCCGAATCGCTGTACCAAGGCTATGGCCTAAAGCGTGTGTACTACTCCGCCTTCAGCCCGATTCCCGACAGCCCGGGCAGCGTGCCTTTGGCCGCGCCGCCGCTGCTGCGCGAACACCGCCTGTACCAAGCTGACTTCCTGCTGCGTGGCTACGGTTACAAGGCCGGCGAACTGCTGGGCCAAAGCGGCAACCTGGCGCTGGACATCGACCCCAAGCTGGCCTGGGCGCTGGCCAACCGCGAGGTCTTCCCACTGGACGTGAACCGCGCCGAGCCCGCGTTGCTGGCGCGTATTCCGGGTATCGGCCTGCGCAGTGTGCAGCGCCTGGTGGCGTTGCGGCGCGAACGACGCATCCGCTATGACGACCTGATTCAGCTGCGCTGCGTGTTGGACAAGGCCCGCCCTTTCATTGTCACCAGCGACTACCGCCCAGCCGAGGGCGAGTTGCGCAGTGGCCTGCTGCGGGCGCGCTTGCGTGAACCGCAAGCGCCGGTGCAGATGGGGTTGTGGGGGTGA
- a CDS encoding TIGR03915 family putative DNA repair protein yields the protein MGVIALDCDDLFTTWRDQARVLLGHGIDPAQVTWSQGPMADLLAVPATPPTGPGPFRAKVPAALLSQLEQAARYRGQQRWNLLYEVLWRVAHGDRTAMLAGDRLGSELQRRIKQVSREAHHLHAFVRFVPLPDELAELLQLDLVAYHEPAHDILQSASPHFADRLGRLRWLIATPGDGIRFDGQAFDYQRQCPEAWRQWAHNAEDPGAELWRTYYRHTFNPARLNPDALRLHMPGRFWRHLPEGMLIPQLEGLARQGKQRDGQAQEVAAQAGKQISKPARSM from the coding sequence GTGGGGGTGATCGCGCTCGACTGCGACGACCTGTTCACCACCTGGCGAGATCAGGCCCGGGTGCTGCTGGGGCATGGTATCGATCCCGCGCAGGTCACCTGGTCGCAAGGGCCGATGGCTGACTTGTTGGCGGTGCCAGCGACGCCCCCAACAGGCCCCGGCCCTTTTCGCGCCAAGGTCCCGGCGGCGCTGCTAAGCCAGCTGGAACAGGCTGCCCGCTACCGTGGCCAGCAACGCTGGAACCTGCTGTACGAGGTGCTGTGGCGCGTGGCCCATGGCGACCGCACCGCCATGCTGGCCGGTGACCGCTTGGGTAGCGAGCTGCAGCGGCGGATCAAACAGGTCAGCCGCGAGGCGCATCACCTGCATGCCTTTGTGCGTTTCGTGCCGCTGCCAGATGAACTGGCTGAGCTTTTGCAGCTTGACCTGGTGGCTTACCACGAGCCGGCCCATGACATTCTGCAAAGTGCCAGCCCGCACTTCGCCGACCGGCTGGGGCGTTTGCGCTGGTTGATCGCTACACCGGGCGATGGCATACGTTTCGACGGCCAGGCGTTCGATTACCAACGCCAGTGCCCTGAAGCCTGGCGCCAATGGGCCCACAATGCTGAGGACCCGGGCGCCGAGCTATGGCGCACCTATTACCGCCATACCTTCAACCCTGCCCGCCTCAACCCCGATGCCTTACGCCTGCACATGCCCGGGCGGTTCTGGCGGCACTTGCCGGAGGGGATGCTGATACCCCAACTCGAGGGCCTGGCGCGCCAGGGCAAGCAACGGGACGGCCAGGCTCAGGAAGTCGCCGCCCAAGCCGGCAAACAAATCAGTAAACCAGCGCGATCGATGTAG
- the mqo gene encoding malate dehydrogenase (quinone) yields MTITIKPKLALAGLVVALGMLNAQAAEPNKVDVLLVGGGIMSSTLAVWLNELEPGWSMQMVERLDKVAEESSNGWNNAGTGHSALAELNYTPEKDGKIDISKAVEINESFQVTRQFLAWQVKQGVLKNPHSFINTTPHMSFVWGDDNIRFLKKRYEALQASPLFKPMQYSEDPEQIRKWVPLMMEGRDPKQKLAATWTPIGTDVNFGEITRQYVGYLQTQPNFNLTLSTEVQAITRNGDGSWHVEYKNLKDGNTAATDAKFLFIGAGGAALPLLQKSGIDEAKDYAGFPVGGSFLVTDNPAIAQRHMAKAYGIAATGAPPMSVPHLDTRVLDGKHMILFGPFATFSTKFLKQGSLLDLFASVSVHNTWPMVRVGVREFDLVQYLVGQVLQSDDDRFEALRTYFPEAKKEDWRLWQAGQRVQIIKKDEALGGVLKLGTEVVTSKDGSIAGLLGASPGASTAPPIMLEVLNKVFKDKVASAEWQAKIKQIIPSYGIRLNDHPDQVQQEWAYTNELLQLDPPASTTAP; encoded by the coding sequence ATGACGATCACGATCAAGCCAAAGTTGGCGCTTGCGGGGTTAGTAGTGGCGTTGGGCATGCTCAATGCCCAGGCGGCAGAGCCCAACAAGGTCGATGTTTTGCTGGTAGGCGGCGGCATCATGAGCTCGACTTTAGCGGTATGGCTCAACGAACTCGAGCCGGGCTGGTCGATGCAAATGGTCGAACGCCTGGACAAGGTCGCCGAAGAAAGCTCCAACGGCTGGAACAACGCCGGCACCGGGCATTCGGCCTTGGCCGAACTGAACTACACGCCGGAAAAAGACGGCAAGATCGACATCAGCAAGGCGGTGGAGATCAACGAGTCGTTTCAGGTCACCCGCCAGTTCCTCGCCTGGCAGGTGAAGCAGGGCGTGCTGAAAAACCCGCATTCCTTCATCAACACCACCCCGCACATGAGCTTTGTCTGGGGTGACGACAATATCCGCTTTCTGAAGAAGCGCTATGAGGCGCTGCAGGCCAGCCCGCTGTTCAAGCCCATGCAGTATTCCGAAGACCCTGAGCAGATTCGCAAGTGGGTGCCGCTGATGATGGAAGGGCGTGACCCCAAGCAGAAATTAGCCGCGACCTGGACGCCGATCGGCACCGACGTCAACTTTGGCGAGATTACCCGGCAGTACGTGGGCTACCTGCAGACCCAGCCGAACTTCAACCTCACGCTCTCCACCGAGGTGCAGGCGATCACGCGTAACGGTGACGGCTCCTGGCATGTCGAGTACAAGAACCTCAAGGATGGCAATACCGCAGCCACCGACGCCAAGTTCTTGTTCATCGGTGCTGGCGGCGCGGCGCTGCCATTGCTGCAGAAGTCAGGGATAGACGAAGCCAAGGACTATGCCGGCTTCCCGGTCGGTGGTTCGTTCCTGGTCACTGACAACCCGGCCATCGCCCAACGCCATATGGCCAAAGCCTACGGCATCGCCGCCACCGGTGCACCGCCAATGTCGGTTCCGCACTTGGACACCCGCGTGCTCGATGGCAAGCACATGATCCTGTTTGGGCCGTTCGCCACCTTCTCGACCAAGTTCCTCAAGCAGGGTTCACTGCTTGACCTGTTTGCCAGTGTCAGTGTGCACAACACCTGGCCAATGGTGCGGGTTGGGGTGCGCGAGTTTGACTTGGTGCAGTACCTGGTCGGCCAGGTGCTGCAATCGGACGATGATCGCTTCGAAGCACTGCGCACCTACTTCCCCGAGGCAAAAAAGGAAGACTGGCGGCTGTGGCAAGCGGGCCAGCGGGTGCAGATCATCAAGAAAGACGAGGCGTTGGGTGGCGTGCTCAAGCTCGGTACTGAAGTGGTTACTTCGAAGGACGGCAGCATCGCCGGCTTGCTCGGCGCCTCGCCCGGCGCCTCCACCGCGCCGCCGATCATGCTTGAGGTGCTGAACAAGGTGTTCAAGGACAAGGTGGCATCCGCCGAGTGGCAGGCGAAGATCAAACAGATCATCCCGTCCTACGGCATTCGCCTGAACGACCACCCCGACCAGGTACAGCAGGAGTGGGCGTACACCAACGAGCTGCTGCAGCTTGATCCTCCGGCGAGCACCACTGCGCCCTAG
- a CDS encoding DUF6708 domain-containing protein: MKRDAKVLWERALGWSYDLPKMDEVPKWRIGWASVKPAPNYFDGVYLELPRSSTSVRGFIFLIGVPGLLFLLGVTIYLCWNFLHDGWQRDWFMNSLVIIITPAILGALIPDIKLDLVVPRDEPIRFNRLRQKIYIYEFRYDRIFIFSRKHWGVKPVAYNWDDVTAEVYRVYAPGHGGLIENVMLSVRNPETNEVIDRVFFTHDLYHGEAYWAIARLFMQQGPEALPKFVHPPRDWNDDDGLSPMHCLAPKVKWPEDIDRESRTAPSEGEVR, from the coding sequence GTGAAACGTGATGCCAAAGTTTTGTGGGAACGTGCTTTAGGCTGGAGTTATGATCTGCCCAAGATGGACGAAGTGCCAAAGTGGCGGATTGGGTGGGCGAGTGTAAAGCCAGCCCCCAACTATTTCGATGGCGTGTATCTCGAATTGCCGCGGAGCAGTACCAGTGTTCGCGGTTTTATATTCCTAATCGGCGTTCCTGGTTTGCTTTTTCTTCTCGGAGTGACGATTTACTTGTGCTGGAATTTTTTGCATGATGGTTGGCAGCGCGATTGGTTTATGAATTCATTGGTTATAATTATTACTCCGGCAATATTAGGGGCTTTGATTCCTGATATTAAGCTTGATTTGGTTGTTCCTAGGGATGAGCCAATTCGCTTCAATCGACTTCGCCAAAAGATATATATTTATGAGTTTCGATATGATCGCATTTTCATCTTCAGCCGCAAACACTGGGGCGTCAAACCGGTCGCCTACAACTGGGACGACGTAACCGCCGAAGTCTACCGAGTCTACGCCCCCGGCCACGGCGGCCTGATCGAAAACGTCATGCTGTCGGTGCGCAACCCGGAAACCAACGAAGTCATCGACCGCGTGTTCTTCACCCACGACCTCTACCACGGCGAAGCCTACTGGGCCATCGCTCGGCTGTTCATGCAGCAAGGCCCCGAAGCCCTGCCGAAGTTCGTGCATCCACCCCGTGACTGGAACGATGACGATGGCCTGAGCCCCATGCACTGCCTGGCGCCGAAGGTTAAATGGCCAGAGGACATTGACCGTGAATCCCGCACCGCACCGTCTGAAGGAGAGGTCCGATGA